Proteins from a single region of Haloarcula laminariae:
- a CDS encoding 50S ribosomal protein L10, whose amino-acid sequence MSAEGERKTETIPQWKQEEVDDIVEMIESYDSVGVVNIAGIPSRQLQDMRRDLHGTAELRVSRNTLLVRALEEVNDGLEGLTEHIAGQVGLIGTDSNPFSLYQELESSKTPAPIGAGEIAPNDIVVPEGDTGVDPGPFVGELQSIGADARIQEGSIQVLSDSTVLEAGGEVSQDLANVLNELGIEPKEVGLDLRGVFSDGVLFAPEELELDVEEYEQDIAAAASRAFNLSVNAEYPTATTLPTMLQSATGDAKSLALSAAIEDPEVVPDLISKADAQLRALAGAIDDPDALPEELQDVETAPAADEQADDQTENTDSEDDADDAEAETDEAEDDEDDGDAGDALGEMF is encoded by the coding sequence ATGAGCGCCGAAGGCGAGCGAAAGACCGAGACCATCCCACAGTGGAAGCAGGAAGAGGTCGACGACATCGTCGAGATGATCGAGTCCTACGACTCGGTCGGCGTCGTCAACATCGCCGGGATTCCGTCCCGACAGCTCCAGGACATGCGCCGTGACCTCCACGGCACCGCGGAGCTTCGCGTCTCCCGGAACACGCTGCTGGTCCGCGCCCTCGAAGAGGTCAACGACGGCCTCGAAGGGCTGACCGAGCACATCGCCGGTCAGGTCGGACTCATCGGTACCGACAGCAACCCCTTCTCGCTGTACCAGGAACTGGAATCCTCGAAGACGCCCGCGCCCATCGGTGCCGGCGAAATCGCCCCGAACGACATCGTCGTTCCCGAGGGCGACACCGGCGTCGACCCCGGGCCCTTCGTCGGCGAGCTCCAGTCCATCGGCGCGGACGCTCGCATCCAGGAAGGGTCGATTCAGGTCCTCTCGGACTCGACCGTGCTCGAAGCGGGCGGAGAGGTCTCGCAGGACCTCGCGAACGTCCTCAACGAGCTCGGCATCGAACCCAAGGAGGTCGGACTCGACCTCCGCGGGGTCTTCTCCGACGGCGTGCTCTTCGCCCCCGAAGAGCTGGAACTCGACGTCGAGGAGTACGAGCAGGACATCGCCGCGGCCGCGAGCCGGGCGTTCAACCTCTCGGTCAACGCCGAGTACCCGACCGCGACCACGCTCCCGACGATGCTCCAGTCCGCGACCGGCGACGCCAAGAGCCTCGCGCTCTCGGCCGCCATCGAGGACCCCGAGGTCGTCCCCGACCTCATCAGCAAGGCCGACGCGCAGCTGCGTGCCCTGGCTGGTGCCATCGACGACCCGGACGCGCTGCCCGAGGAACTCCAGGACGTGGAGACCGCGCCGGCAGCAGACGAACAGGCCGACGACCAGACCGAGAACACAGACTCCGAGGACGACGCCGACGACGCCGAGGCCGAGACAGACGAGGCCGAGGACGACGAAGACGACGGCGACGCCGGCGACGCGCTCGGGGAGATGTTCTAA
- the rpl12p gene encoding 50S ribosomal protein P1 yields MEYVYAALILNESGEEINEDNLTDVLEAAGVSVEESRVKALVAALEDVDIEEAVEQAAAAPVPASGGAAAPAEGGDDEADHDEPSEEEVAEAEEADDDDDDDEADGEGLGELFG; encoded by the coding sequence ATGGAATACGTTTACGCTGCACTCATCCTGAACGAATCGGGCGAAGAGATCAACGAAGACAACCTCACCGACGTGCTCGAAGCCGCCGGCGTCTCCGTCGAGGAGTCCCGCGTCAAGGCCCTCGTGGCCGCTCTCGAGGACGTCGACATCGAGGAGGCCGTCGAGCAGGCCGCCGCCGCGCCTGTTCCCGCCAGTGGCGGCGCCGCCGCGCCCGCCGAGGGTGGCGACGACGAGGCCGACCACGACGAGCCGTCCGAGGAAGAGGTCGCCGAAGCGGAAGAAGCCGACGACGATGACGACGACGACGAGGCAGACGGCGAAGGCCTCGGCGAGCTCTTCGGTTAA
- a CDS encoding tripartite tricarboxylate transporter permease encodes MLPVRFAADPVGAAALLAAIGGGIGLGTVSGLVPGLHANTLALLLAATAGSVPGPRVYVGAAMLAAGVTHTFLDVVPALALGVPDPAMAAGALPSHRLVIEGRGREALRLSALGSGGAVALAVPLAVPVTWLMVRVYPLVAAHLPPVLGAIAALLVLSEPGWDRRIGAVLSLGASGSLGLAVLDAPVAGALPVADVLVPVFAGLFGAPVLLAAIEGEGVPPQADARVTTPRRTVAALATVGTLCGAVVGYLPGVSSAVAATLALGLTAQRGPRAFVVTTSGVNTATAVFALFALVVFGDPRTGVLVALNRAGVPLVLPSLLAAVAVSAVAAAVLVPRLGDRYLRTVGRLDPARLSVGVLVGLLGLSAVFAGPLGVGVFAVATLVGHVPPTTGCRRATLMGVLLVPLAL; translated from the coding sequence ATGCTCCCGGTCAGATTCGCGGCCGACCCGGTCGGCGCCGCCGCCCTGCTCGCGGCCATCGGCGGGGGTATCGGACTCGGGACGGTAAGCGGGCTGGTCCCCGGGCTCCACGCCAACACGCTCGCGCTCCTGCTGGCGGCGACGGCCGGGTCGGTGCCCGGCCCGCGGGTGTACGTCGGCGCGGCGATGCTGGCCGCGGGGGTGACCCACACGTTCCTGGACGTGGTGCCGGCGCTGGCCCTCGGTGTGCCAGACCCGGCGATGGCCGCCGGTGCGCTGCCGAGCCACCGGCTGGTCATCGAAGGGCGGGGTCGGGAAGCGCTACGGCTCTCGGCGCTGGGCAGCGGCGGGGCGGTGGCGCTCGCGGTGCCGCTTGCCGTCCCCGTGACGTGGCTGATGGTCCGTGTCTATCCGCTCGTCGCGGCGCACCTTCCGCCGGTGCTCGGCGCTATCGCGGCGCTGCTCGTCCTCTCGGAGCCGGGCTGGGACCGTCGTATCGGCGCGGTGCTCTCGCTGGGCGCGAGCGGCAGCCTCGGACTCGCCGTGCTCGACGCCCCAGTCGCGGGGGCTCTGCCTGTCGCCGACGTGTTGGTCCCGGTGTTTGCCGGCCTGTTCGGTGCGCCGGTGTTACTGGCCGCTATCGAGGGCGAGGGCGTCCCGCCACAGGCCGACGCGAGAGTCACGACGCCGCGGCGCACGGTCGCGGCGCTGGCGACGGTCGGGACGCTTTGTGGGGCGGTCGTCGGCTATCTCCCGGGCGTCTCCAGCGCCGTCGCCGCGACGCTGGCGCTCGGCCTGACCGCACAGCGCGGCCCCAGAGCCTTCGTCGTGACGACCAGCGGCGTCAACACGGCCACGGCGGTGTTCGCGCTGTTCGCGCTGGTGGTCTTTGGCGACCCCCGCACCGGCGTGCTGGTGGCGCTGAACCGCGCCGGCGTCCCGCTGGTACTGCCGTCGCTGCTGGCCGCAGTCGCCGTCTCGGCGGTCGCCGCCGCCGTATTGGTCCCCCGCCTCGGCGACCGCTATCTCCGGACGGTCGGGCGGCTGGACCCGGCCAGGCTCTCTGTCGGCGTCCTCGTCGGCCTGCTGGGGCTGTCGGCCGTCTTCGCCGGGCCGCTCGGCGTCGGCGTCTTCGCTGTCGCGACGCTCGTCGGTCACGTGCCGCCGACGACGGGCTGTCGGCGGGCGACGCTCATGGGGGTGTTGCTGGTCCCGCTGGCGCTATAG
- the corA gene encoding magnesium/cobalt transporter CorA: protein MISALVYADEEAVAYEDLAEARRAVGTTWVHVADPADEEIAAVQSAFDLHPLAIEDLRDDVRAKTEEFREYTFVLLKAISLTPGETTFEKEVAARPVGIFIGRDWVVTLGTGPPGPIQRVMDAAERGDERLLQRGPDFTAYRAIDVIVDAYFDLLDEIETDIEEIEEEVTVSTDSETIEKINDVRRDLLSFRKQVWPAREAVGLLARGDPKQVQPQTEKYYRDIYDHLVQIVDLTETYRDLVSGARDIYLNTVSQSTNEVMKVLTVVATIFIPLTFVAGVYGMNFADSPYNMPELGWTFGYPAAMLGMTLMGVVMLLHFRRRDYL from the coding sequence GTGATATCGGCGCTGGTCTACGCCGACGAGGAAGCGGTCGCCTACGAGGACCTCGCCGAGGCCCGCCGGGCCGTCGGTACCACCTGGGTCCACGTCGCGGACCCGGCCGACGAGGAGATAGCAGCGGTCCAGTCGGCCTTCGACCTCCACCCGCTCGCTATCGAGGACCTGCGCGACGACGTGCGGGCCAAGACCGAGGAGTTCCGGGAGTACACCTTCGTGTTGCTGAAAGCCATCAGCCTCACGCCTGGCGAGACGACCTTCGAGAAGGAGGTGGCGGCCAGACCGGTCGGCATCTTCATTGGCCGCGACTGGGTGGTCACGCTGGGCACCGGCCCGCCGGGACCGATACAGCGGGTGATGGACGCCGCCGAGCGCGGCGACGAGCGGCTGCTCCAGCGGGGGCCGGACTTCACCGCCTATCGCGCCATCGACGTCATCGTCGACGCGTACTTCGACCTGCTCGACGAGATAGAGACCGACATCGAGGAGATAGAGGAGGAGGTGACGGTGTCGACTGACAGCGAGACCATCGAGAAGATAAACGACGTCCGCCGGGACCTGTTGTCCTTCCGCAAGCAGGTGTGGCCGGCCAGGGAAGCCGTCGGCCTGCTGGCCAGGGGCGACCCGAAACAGGTCCAGCCCCAGACGGAGAAGTACTACCGGGACATCTACGACCACCTGGTCCAGATTGTCGACCTGACCGAGACCTACCGCGACCTCGTCTCGGGGGCCCGGGACATCTACCTCAACACGGTCTCGCAGTCGACCAACGAGGTGATGAAAGTGCTCACCGTCGTCGCGACCATCTTCATCCCGCTGACCTTCGTGGCCGGGGTCTACGGAATGAACTTCGCCGACAGTCCCTACAACATGCCAGAACTGGGCTGGACGTTCGGCTATCCGGCAGCGATGCTCGGCATGACGCTGATGGGCGTCGTCATGCTCCTGCACTTCCGCCGGCGCGACTACCTATAG
- a CDS encoding DNA-directed RNA polymerase subunit L: MDLRVIDKSDTELSIEIAGEDHTFMNVIKGALLETEGVTAATYDVNPEQSGGQTDPVLTIKTEEAVDALDALEAGTDRVIEKADDLTEAFEAAA; this comes from the coding sequence ATGGACCTGCGCGTCATCGACAAGTCGGATACGGAGCTCTCTATCGAGATTGCGGGTGAAGACCACACGTTCATGAACGTCATCAAGGGGGCGCTGCTGGAGACGGAGGGCGTCACCGCGGCGACCTACGACGTCAATCCCGAGCAGTCCGGTGGGCAGACCGACCCCGTCCTGACCATCAAGACCGAGGAGGCCGTCGACGCCCTCGACGCGCTCGAAGCCGGCACCGACCGCGTCATCGAGAAGGCGGATGACCTCACCGAGGCGTTCGAAGCCGCGGCGTAG
- a CDS encoding HalOD1 output domain-containing protein, with the protein MNPTATAAQQSASETVIAAVASRAGVDPLELDTPLYDAIEPDELDAIVGGAGRSTVEVTFRYYGYTVTVDSDLTVTLSE; encoded by the coding sequence ATGAACCCCACCGCAACGGCGGCACAACAGTCGGCCAGCGAGACCGTGATCGCTGCGGTCGCGAGCCGGGCCGGCGTCGACCCGCTGGAGCTCGACACCCCGCTGTACGACGCTATCGAGCCCGACGAACTGGACGCCATCGTCGGCGGAGCGGGCCGCTCGACGGTCGAAGTGACGTTTCGTTACTACGGCTACACCGTCACCGTCGACAGCGACCTGACGGTCACGCTCAGCGAGTAG
- the hisF gene encoding imidazole glycerol phosphate synthase subunit HisF, producing MTLTKRIIPCIDVDVDENGDAAVYTGVNFEDLEYTGDPVEMAKAYNESGADEFVFLDITASAEGRETMLDTVSAVADEVFIPLTVGGGIRTPEDIKETLRAGADKVSINSGAIENPDLIEAGAAAFGSQCIVISLDARRRFDEQGEQYVEVDGESCWFECTVKGGREGTGLDAVEWAKEAERRGAGEIFVNSIDADGTKDGYDIPLMKAVCDAVSTPVIASSGCGGPEDMAEVFVDAGADAGLAASIFHFGEYSIAETKQYLDEQGIPVRL from the coding sequence ATGACTCTCACCAAGCGTATCATCCCCTGCATCGACGTCGACGTCGACGAGAACGGGGACGCGGCCGTCTACACCGGCGTGAACTTCGAGGACCTGGAGTACACGGGCGACCCGGTCGAGATGGCCAAGGCCTACAACGAGTCGGGGGCCGACGAGTTCGTCTTCCTGGATATCACCGCCTCCGCCGAGGGCCGCGAGACGATGCTCGACACCGTCTCCGCCGTGGCCGACGAGGTCTTCATCCCGCTGACGGTCGGCGGCGGCATCCGGACCCCCGAGGACATCAAGGAGACGCTGCGGGCCGGCGCGGACAAGGTCTCGATAAACTCGGGCGCCATCGAGAACCCGGACCTCATCGAGGCGGGCGCCGCGGCCTTCGGGAGCCAGTGTATCGTCATCTCGCTCGACGCCCGGCGGCGCTTCGACGAACAGGGCGAGCAGTACGTCGAGGTCGACGGGGAGTCCTGTTGGTTCGAGTGTACGGTCAAGGGCGGCCGCGAGGGCACGGGGCTAGACGCCGTCGAGTGGGCGAAGGAGGCCGAGCGCCGGGGCGCGGGCGAGATTTTCGTCAACTCCATCGACGCCGACGGGACCAAGGACGGCTACGACATCCCGCTGATGAAAGCGGTCTGCGATGCGGTGTCGACTCCCGTCATCGCCTCCTCCGGCTGTGGCGGGCCGGAAGACATGGCGGAGGTCTTCGTCGACGCCGGCGCCGACGCCGGGCTGGCGGCCTCTATCTTCCACTTCGGCGAGTACTCTATCGCGGAGACCAAACAGTACCTGGACGAACAGGGCATCCCGGTCCGCCTCTAG
- a CDS encoding DUF7550 family protein, with amino-acid sequence MADDHHDEDRPDYDPEHVELPAAAPPLRSTAPQSDFTMGQVGQGAAVALVGLALTFGVALALV; translated from the coding sequence ATGGCAGACGACCATCACGACGAGGACCGGCCCGACTACGACCCCGAACACGTCGAACTGCCCGCGGCGGCGCCGCCGCTCCGGTCGACAGCCCCCCAGAGCGACTTCACCATGGGACAGGTCGGACAGGGCGCCGCGGTCGCGCTCGTCGGGCTGGCGCTGACGTTCGGCGTCGCGCTCGCGCTCGTCTGA
- a CDS encoding pyridoxamine 5'-phosphate oxidase family protein, with amino-acid sequence MATDPYAQWTGEPMAEDDVEALLTVADHGILGLAADDQPYTIPVSFGYDDGDVFFAFVRSGPDSEKFEFAEDGKTARLLVTDIKARFDWQSVAVTGPLEPVSVTDRDWTRLVESLDENPWFSTAFGDDERVEGVQGWRLVPDEVEGVAVRPETE; translated from the coding sequence ATGGCTACCGACCCCTACGCACAGTGGACGGGCGAGCCGATGGCCGAAGACGACGTCGAGGCGTTGCTCACCGTCGCCGACCATGGCATACTCGGACTGGCCGCGGACGACCAGCCGTACACGATTCCGGTCTCCTTCGGCTACGACGACGGGGACGTCTTCTTCGCGTTCGTCCGGAGCGGGCCGGACAGCGAGAAGTTCGAGTTCGCCGAGGACGGGAAGACGGCGCGGCTGCTCGTGACCGATATCAAGGCGCGGTTCGACTGGCAGTCCGTCGCGGTCACCGGTCCGCTCGAACCCGTCAGCGTGACCGACAGGGACTGGACGCGGCTCGTCGAGTCGCTGGACGAGAACCCCTGGTTCTCGACGGCGTTCGGGGACGACGAGCGCGTCGAGGGCGTCCAAGGGTGGCGGCTCGTCCCCGACGAGGTCGAGGGTGTCGCGGTCCGTCCGGAAACGGAGTAA
- the purL gene encoding phosphoribosylformylglycinamidine synthase subunit PurL: protein MSLSDADHELVVEEIGREPTRAEAALFENLWSEHCAYRSSRPLLTAFDSEGDQVVIGPGDDAAVVSLPTYDGDEMYITLGVESHNHPSYVDPFDGAATGVGGIVRDTLSMGAYPIALADCLYFGDFEREHSQYLFEGVVEGISHYGNCIGVPTVAGSVAFHEDYEGNPLVNVSCIGLLEPERTITAEAQEPGNKLVLVGNSTGRDGLGGASFASEDLAEDAETEDRPAVQVGDPYAEKLLIECNEALLDEELIESARDLGAAGLGGASSELVAKGGLGARIELDRVHEREPNMNAREYLLAESQERMVYEVAPENVDRVAELAERFDLGCSVIGELTEPGTNYVCTFEGETVVDVDAEFLGDGAPMNDLPSEAPPVQERDLPTMDLAAAFDRIVASPNTASKRWVYRQYDHEVQVRTSVLPGDDAALLAIRESGTGLAFSAGADPNWTDAAPYDGARAVALENATNVAAKGAVPHAAVDCLNGGNPEKPDVYGGFKGIVDGLADMCSELDVPVVGGNVSLYNDSATGPIPPTPTLALVGVKEGYDAPPMSLSGEGTLVVVGDTSLEGETDPRLGGSEYTALFGGTDAFPELPANPTGLIETVAEVADEDHVLASHDVSHGGLAVTLAEMVHDDAGASVALETVDRGTRKRLLFNEQPGRVVFETTDPAAVREAFDGVAPVTELGEADGSNHLEITVNDDRLHYDAAEIAELRDTIEDELA from the coding sequence ATGAGCCTGTCCGACGCTGACCACGAGCTAGTGGTCGAAGAGATCGGTCGGGAGCCCACGCGAGCGGAGGCCGCGCTCTTCGAGAACCTCTGGAGCGAACACTGTGCCTACCGTTCCTCGCGTCCGCTTCTGACCGCCTTCGACAGCGAGGGCGACCAGGTCGTCATCGGTCCCGGTGACGACGCCGCCGTCGTCTCCCTGCCGACCTACGACGGCGACGAGATGTACATCACGCTGGGCGTCGAGTCCCACAACCACCCCTCCTACGTCGACCCGTTCGACGGGGCGGCCACCGGCGTCGGCGGCATCGTCCGTGACACCCTCTCGATGGGCGCTTACCCCATCGCGCTGGCCGACTGCCTCTACTTCGGCGACTTCGAGCGCGAACACTCCCAGTACCTCTTCGAGGGCGTCGTCGAGGGTATCTCCCACTACGGCAACTGCATCGGCGTCCCGACGGTCGCCGGCTCGGTGGCCTTCCACGAGGACTACGAGGGCAACCCCCTGGTCAACGTCTCCTGTATCGGCCTGCTGGAGCCCGAACGCACGATTACCGCCGAGGCCCAGGAGCCGGGCAACAAGCTCGTCCTCGTCGGCAACTCGACGGGGCGGGACGGCCTGGGCGGGGCCTCCTTCGCAAGCGAGGACCTCGCCGAGGACGCCGAGACCGAGGACCGGCCGGCGGTCCAGGTCGGCGACCCCTACGCCGAGAAGCTGCTCATCGAGTGCAACGAGGCGCTGCTCGACGAGGAACTGATAGAGTCGGCCCGGGACCTCGGGGCCGCCGGCCTCGGCGGCGCGTCCTCCGAACTGGTCGCGAAGGGCGGCCTCGGCGCGCGCATCGAACTCGACCGGGTCCACGAGCGCGAGCCCAACATGAACGCCAGGGAGTACCTGCTGGCCGAGAGCCAGGAGCGGATGGTGTACGAGGTCGCGCCCGAGAACGTCGACCGCGTCGCCGAACTCGCCGAGCGGTTCGACCTGGGGTGTTCCGTCATCGGCGAACTCACCGAGCCCGGGACGAACTACGTCTGTACGTTCGAGGGCGAGACGGTGGTCGACGTCGACGCCGAGTTCCTCGGCGACGGCGCGCCGATGAACGACCTGCCAAGCGAGGCCCCGCCGGTCCAGGAGCGGGACCTGCCGACGATGGACCTCGCGGCGGCCTTCGACCGCATCGTCGCCAGCCCGAACACGGCCTCGAAGCGGTGGGTGTACCGCCAGTACGACCACGAGGTCCAGGTCCGGACGAGCGTGCTGCCGGGCGACGACGCCGCTCTGCTGGCGATTCGCGAATCGGGCACCGGCCTCGCGTTCTCGGCCGGTGCCGACCCCAACTGGACCGACGCGGCGCCCTACGACGGGGCCCGCGCAGTCGCGCTGGAAAACGCCACGAACGTCGCCGCGAAGGGCGCAGTCCCCCACGCCGCCGTCGACTGTCTGAACGGCGGCAACCCAGAGAAACCCGACGTCTACGGCGGCTTCAAGGGCATCGTCGACGGGCTCGCGGACATGTGTAGCGAACTCGACGTACCCGTCGTCGGCGGCAACGTCTCCCTGTACAACGACTCGGCGACCGGCCCCATCCCGCCGACGCCGACGCTCGCCCTCGTCGGCGTCAAGGAAGGGTACGACGCCCCGCCGATGTCGCTGTCGGGCGAGGGGACCCTGGTCGTCGTCGGCGACACCTCGCTGGAGGGCGAGACCGACCCCCGGCTGGGCGGCTCCGAGTACACCGCTCTCTTCGGCGGTACCGACGCGTTCCCCGAACTCCCGGCAAACCCCACGGGACTCATCGAGACCGTCGCCGAGGTGGCCGACGAGGACCACGTGCTGGCCTCCCACGACGTGAGCCACGGTGGGCTCGCTGTGACGCTCGCGGAGATGGTCCACGACGACGCCGGCGCCAGCGTCGCCCTGGAGACGGTCGACCGCGGGACGCGAAAGCGGCTGCTGTTCAACGAACAGCCCGGCCGCGTCGTCTTCGAGACGACCGACCCGGCCGCGGTCCGGGAGGCCTTCGACGGCGTCGCCCCGGTGACCGAACTTGGCGAGGCCGACGGCTCGAACCACCTCGAAATCACGGTCAACGACGACCGGCTCCACTACGACGCCGCGGAGATAGCGGAGCTTCGCGACACCATCGAGGACGAACTGGCCTGA
- a CDS encoding TetR/AcrR family transcriptional regulator, giving the protein MTSPDMDADACESVALAVQEALAQHGYERLTTAKIAEAYENSEAGLYYYFDSKDEMIAAFLDLAADHLREDLLRVETEDPEAAIRDACDFLFRTPEHEYAGIAVAIMELLSHAPYNETLRAPLLELETACLDALTDIVAAGVEQGVFREVEPRATAAFLLAAADGSTGIAVALEMDVAEDLRDGWEAYVDSLLADPAE; this is encoded by the coding sequence ATGACGAGCCCCGATATGGACGCCGACGCCTGCGAGAGTGTCGCCCTCGCGGTCCAGGAAGCTCTCGCTCAGCACGGTTACGAGCGCCTGACGACGGCGAAGATAGCCGAGGCATACGAGAACAGCGAGGCGGGGCTCTACTACTACTTCGACAGCAAGGACGAGATGATCGCGGCCTTCCTCGATCTGGCGGCGGACCACCTCCGGGAGGACCTGCTGCGCGTCGAGACGGAGGACCCCGAGGCGGCGATACGTGACGCCTGTGACTTCCTCTTCCGGACGCCCGAACACGAGTACGCCGGCATCGCCGTCGCTATCATGGAGTTGCTCTCGCACGCGCCGTACAACGAGACGCTCCGGGCGCCGCTGCTGGAGCTCGAAACCGCGTGTCTCGACGCATTGACCGACATCGTCGCCGCCGGCGTCGAGCAGGGCGTGTTCCGGGAGGTCGAGCCCCGGGCCACCGCCGCGTTCCTGCTCGCGGCGGCCGACGGGTCCACCGGTATCGCCGTCGCCCTGGAGATGGACGTGGCCGAGGACCTCCGGGACGGCTGGGAGGCCTACGTCGATAGCCTGCTGGCTGACCCGGCCGAGTGA